A window of Desulfomonile tiedjei genomic DNA:
TGCCGCCAGTGAAATGAAAATGTACGACCATCCATTTACCATCAATTCCACTGACACGAAAAGACCTATGACCCAAAGGCCCGACACCGGCCAACTGGCCGTGATCATGCCCCCCAGAATAATGGAAACCACTCCTCCTGCAAGCGGCCAAAACCAATTCCGGAAGCCTCTAAGCTGGAGGGCCATGATAATACGGACAAAACCCACCACGATAAGGACCCCGGCAAGCATGAGCGTCAGAATGGCCGACGCCCCCACCGGGTTCACGATCACGGCAATTCCCGCGACCAGATAGAGCAATGCAATCAGCACATGAAGCACGATGCCTTTCCAGGCTCTGCCTTTGGCTGCTTGAACGACCTGAGCGCCTGCGCCGAGCAGTAAAAGAATGCCGTACATCAACACGCTCGCCACAGTGACAGCGAACGTCATGCCCAGCCCGATCAGGCCAAGGACTACGAACGCGATCCCGATTGCCAGTATCCAGCCCCAGTGCCGTTGCGCTTCTCCGGCCATCGTAGTCTCGAGTTTGATCGTCGGCCCTTCATTTCCGATTGCCATGGCCCCGCCTCCTTTTCATTATGTTCTGTTGGAAAACCTTTCCGGGCGATTATCCGAAACCTTTAGTGAGCAATTCTGCATAAGATTCTCCGTCAAATTCGGGCAAAGATCGGCTCATTGATATTAGCCAGGGAGATCTGCCTGGACCCGGCCTCAATCTCCTTGACTATAGCTACCACAGCATCGTTGATCGGGGTTGGGATCCCATGATCGCGTGCTCTTTCGCAGATGTATCCGTTAAGATAGTCGATTTCCGACTTTCTCCCTCGCTCCACAGACTGGAGGCTGGAAGGCTTCACCCGACGGTACTTGAATCCGATAATTCGGACCATCAAGTGACGTTTGAACACGGAAATTGCCCCTTTTCGAGCCAAGAAGTCGTAATAGTCCAGCTTGCCGCCTCCGCCGGGCTCCACCTTGATGCCCAACGCGGCTGCCACGGCCATTGCTTCTTGCATTATCTCGATGAATATTATCCTGACTCTTTTCATGGCCAGCATAGGGCCCAGACGAAGACCGGTCAGCACTCCCAGGGAATTTATGCAGGAGTTTATGATCAACTTGGCATACAGCTCACCCATAATGTTATTCGAAATCCGCGTCGGGACTATTTCCCCGAGCATTTCCTGAATCACGGCCAGCCGCGGGTCCGGTCGATGATCAAT
This region includes:
- a CDS encoding 2-dehydropantoate 2-reductase; the protein is MHGEKRKIAVVGAGAIGGITAAVLTGAGLDVEVVCKHQETTDRASSPGLHVFGLKGDLTVPVKAVKNIADLSGLKDVVFLATKATEAVNAAQELLPFLHADSLVVSQQNGICEEALAKLIGRDRVIGCVVGWGATMHGPAELEMTSEGEFVIGNIDHRPDPRLAVIQEMLGEIVPTRISNNIMGELYAKLIINSCINSLGVLTGLRLGPMLAMKRVRIIFIEIMQEAMAVAAALGIKVEPGGGGKLDYYDFLARKGAISVFKRHLMVRIIGFKYRRVKPSSLQSVERGRKSEIDYLNGYICERARDHGIPTPINDAVVAIVKEIEAGSRQISLANINEPIFARI
- a CDS encoding HdeD family acid-resistance protein; this translates as MAIGNEGPTIKLETTMAGEAQRHWGWILAIGIAFVVLGLIGLGMTFAVTVASVLMYGILLLLGAGAQVVQAAKGRAWKGIVLHVLIALLYLVAGIAVIVNPVGASAILTLMLAGVLIVVGFVRIIMALQLRGFRNWFWPLAGGVVSIILGGMITASWPVSGLWVIGLFVSVELMVNGWSYIFISLAARNP